ACCAGTTTGAGAACGAATACCACTTATAAGGCGATTATAGAAATGACGGCGCTTCTTTACATTTTTTGGAATTTTGATTCCTTGTTTATTCAAGATAGCAATTATTTGCTTTTCTAATTTTCCTTTCTTTCTATTACGTGAAAGGTTTCTGAAGGCCTGTTTGTATAGTTTAATTTCTTTAGAGACTAATTTGTTTTGATAAAGATACCTCTCGTAGCTATTTTTTATCTTTGATTTGAGATGTTCAAACTCGATAACTTCATAGATTATATTCATTTGATTCTTATCATGAATAACAACAGAAGATCCTGGATATTTTGTGTAGATATAAAACCAGAATTTAGTAGAGTTATAAAAATATTTAGGAACTTTGAAAGTAGATGAAACTCGATCTTTAGGATCATTGATCAACCGATCGAAAATCTTATCATCAATTGCCTCTGTGATTTTAACGTTATCAATAAACGCCTTACCAAGAATTCTGTCAGAAATAGATTCTTCGGAAGTTTTTAATACTTTTTTAGGAACAAGGGCCTGAGTACTAAATGAAAAAAATATAAATAATAAAACTAACTTTCCCATTCGTGATTTCTGAAAACTTCCATTGTTCGTTTATAACCAGCAGCAACTAATTCACTTGTTTTCTTCGGATTGAGAGAGAATGAGTTTCTAAAAAAGATCTTGTACTGTTCGTGTTTTGGAAAGATATCAATAAGATGAACATTAGATTTATAGTCTAACTTTCTCTCGAGAATTGAAAGAAGTTGTTTTCTATGGATTTCATCGAAACGATTAGATTTCATATAATCATTAACAGTATCTAGAATATCTTGTGCATTATTTCTTCTTGTACGAGAGGCAACAATCTTTTTCTGTATCATGAGATAGATTGACTGCATGCAAATAGCAGGAAGACCATAATTAACTAGGGAACCTATCTCATCATGATAGTGATAAGGCGTATGGGTCCAGCTGCTAATGATAAACTCACAACCATTATCAACTGCAACGTGAGTAGAGAGAGTTTCTCTAATTTCTCCATCAATATAATAATCAGTTTGATTGGTAACAGGATTACAAATTGGATAGGGAGAATAGAATGGCGGTACACTCATACTGGCCGTAACAGATTCAGAAACTGGAATTCCTGTGTAGTAACATGCCGTAGAGTCGTGGGCTGGGCTCGGATAGTTATATTTACTGAAGATAACTTTTCTTGAATGATCTAATTGAGTTGCTACAACGAAGAGATCAGCTAAATAATCATCAAAAGATTTCTTTTCACTAATTATGTTTTTGATGATGTAGTCATGTAAGCCTGTCGTTGAAAATATACCTGATAGATTTAAAACAGGATTCAAAAACTTCTTCAACATGAAGGGGAACCCTTCAAGTGGATCATAGAAGTCAGTGTTTCTTCCACCCTTATTTGGATGTTTGAGGCTCAACATGTCTTTATATGTAATAGGCTTAATCTTAGAATTATTCTTATCACCTGTGAATGCTTGAATAATATCGACAGGTCTATAGCCAGAAGCAAAATATAAATTTATGAGAGATCCAGCTGATGAGCCAACATAAGTTGAAATTTCTAAGTCACTAGGCTTTGACTCGTTAGATTTTAAAGAAAATCCCAACTCTTCCAGAGCATGAGCAACGCCTAGGTGCCAGGCAGCAGCTTTAACAACACCACCAGATAGAACTAGGGCGACTTTTTTATTTTTAAAATTATTGAGATCCACTCTTTGCATAAAGTTAAGTATAGCTTGAAGTAGAAGATTCTCAAAATATTACGATTAAGTTTTGTCAGAGAAAGAAGAAAAACATATTATAATGGTCGGTTAAATGGAGTTAGCGTGGAACTAAGCAGGGAATGGTTAAGTATTTCAGAGTACTCTGAGTATTATGGAATATCGACATCAACGATCAGAAGATATATCAAGACTGAACGAGTCAGGTATCAAAAAATCAACGGAAAATTCTTTATTTTTGATAGAATGAAAATGCGCGAGAAATCTAGGGAGTTAGATTTTTCAGTGCTTTCAAAAGATTTAGCTTTAGAGAATGAGATGTTAAAATCTAAAGTAGCTAAGCTCGAAGCAGAATTACGCGAATTACGAGTTCAAATTAATTGATCAACGAAAGAGTATTTAGATGAAAAAAATTCTATGGATTGGACTTTTCTTTCTCACCTTTAATGTATTTGCAGCGCAATCAATGCGTCGTTGTATGTTATTACCTATAAATGACACAATTGGTGGGAGTGTCGGTTTTCAAGTTTTTGAAAATTTAGAAAGATATCTGAAAGATTCTGATTGGTGTTATTACGAATCAAATAGTGAGATATTGAATATACTCTCGGGGTATCGAAACTCGTTAGATGAAGCTCTTGCCAATGAAGATGTGCTGCGAATTCTATCTGAAAAAGCTCAATCCGGTTCTCTTATCAAAGTGAAAGTTAACTTTGTCGCTAAGGGAAGTGAAGTGTCTGTTTCTGTCATTGGAGCAAATGGACGAGACGTCTATTTTATGGAGAAAACATCAGTTGATTCTAAAGATCCAGTTCTTTTGGCCCAGACAGTTAAAAACTGGCTAGAGGTTTATGAAAAAAATATTCCATATGATGGAATAGTAACAGGTGTCCTAGGTAATCAATTTACAACAGACATTGGACGATTGTACGGACTGTTTCAAAATGCAGAAATTGAAATTAGACGAATTAAAAGGAAGAGAAGACATCCTCTTTTAAAAGAAGTTGTCGATTGGGAAACGGTAAAAATAGGTGAAGGAAAAATTTTTCATACAGCTGACACTCAATCACAAGGAAAGATAAACGTTTATGACAGTAAAAAACGTGTGCGAATGAATGATTGGGTCATCATTAAAGAAAAGAGCATCGCTGATAATAATAAGATGTTTGAAGTTAAAAAAGATGATGATTTTAGCTTTGGAAAATTAGGTAATGCTGGAGTTTACTTCAATATTGGGAGTGGATCAGTAACTTACAGTGAAGGAAGCACGACGAATAAAATGAGTGGTCTCCTTCTTGGTGTAAATCTAAAGGCCGAATTATGGGCAACAAGGAAATACTGGGGTGGATTAGAGATTGGCAGAAAGTTTGGTTCATATAGTAAAGATGAAGGTGACCTTCAAAGTGATTCTAATTCAATTAGTTTCGGACACTATAAGATTAAGGCCGGATATAAATATCTACCATTGGGATTTTTCTATGGACCTCAAATTGATGGCTATCTTGGATATGCATCTTATACCTATGGCCTAGATAATCAGACCAATGATGGTATTGGTGAAGTTGAATTTAGTGGATTATTTCTAGGCGCAAGAGGAAGTATTCCTCTGATGAAACTATATAGACTTTATTTGTCACTAGATTTTATGTTAGGACCGTCTTATCAAGAAGAAGTAACAATAAATGGTCCTGATGATAGTTCTTCAAACTTCAATTTAGAATTTGGTGGCTCTTATCAATACAGTCCAAATATGCTAATAGAAACATCTGTAACACATACTAATAGTAAGGCTAAATTCAAAGGTCCTGAAAGAACATTAAAGCTTAAGGATACTTCTTTGAAGATTGGAACTTCATTTAATTTTTAGGAAAAAAAGTGAATCGTATAGTAGAGCTAGAGAAACAAATTCGTCATCACAAAGCATTGTACTATCAAGGTCGTCCAGAGATATCAGATTTTGATTACGATAGGCTAGAAGATGAACTTAAAGAGCTCGCTCCTAATAATCCAATACTTCGTATGGTCGGTTCGCAAATTAGTAGTGAAGACAAAGTTAAACACGATAAAAAAATGCTCTCTTTGGGTAAAACATATGATCCTAGTGAACTGCTCACATGGAAAGCAGAATATCCTGTTGTTAGTATGTTTAAAATAGATGGTATTAGCTGTTCTCTAATCTATGAAGATGGTGAATTAGTAATCGCTAAAACAAGAGGTGATGGTACGTTTGGAGAAAACATTACTTCAAAAGTTATGTGGTTACCTGAAGTTCCTAAAAAAATATCTATTCAAGAAAGAGTTGAAGTTAGAGGTGAACTTTTTTGTACAGAGGAAGAGTTCTTCCATTTATCAGAAGAAATGGAAAAAATCGGTCTTGATAAACCAACATCTCAGAGAAATATTGTAGCAGGTCTAATGGGTCGTAAAGATCGTTTAGAGCTATGTCGTTATTTGAAGTTTAAAGGGTTCGATGTTCTAACTGATGCAATCGATTTTAATTTCGAGATGGATAAATATCACTGGCTTAAAAAAGAAAATTTTGATGTTTTGGAAATTGAATTACATGAAAAGACACAAGAGATTAAAAAAGTTATAGAAGACGCCAGAGTTTTCATGTCTGAAGGTGATTTTCAAATAGATGGTCTCGTATTTGCTTATAATGATTTGAAACTTCAAGAAGAGTTAGGAGAAACAGCTCATCATCCGCGCTATAAAATGGCGTTTAAATTTCAAGGTGAAGCTAAGACAACTGTATTGAAAGACATTCTATGGAATGTTTCTAGAAACGGTATTCTAACGCCAGTAGGTATTGTGAAGCCAGTAGAACTAAGTGGTGCAAAAATTTCAAGAGTAACATTACATAATTATGGCATGGTAAAACAACACGACTTAAAGAAAGGTGATACGATCGAAATTATTCGCTCTGGAGAAGTTATACCAAAGTTCATGAGTGTTATTTCAAGAGGTGATGGTGTTTTTGAGAGACCAGAGCAATGTCCTAGTTGTGACCAGAAAGTTTATATCGAAGATATTAGACTTGTTTGTAGAAATGAATATTGTCCTAGCATAGTTAAAGAATCTATCTTGAACTACATTCAGAAGATTGGCATTGATGATATTAGTGGTAAACGTTTAGAAGAGATGATCAAAATGGACTTAGTTAAGTCTATTGAAGATTTATATAAATTGAAAGAAGAAGATTTTCTAAAGCTTGAAAAAGTAAAAGAGAAATTAGCAAATAAATTCTTTGTTGGAATTAATGCATCGAAGAAAGCTAATTTAATTAAATTTCTTTCGGCCCTAGGGATTACTGGTGGTGCGATTAATAAATGTGAAAAAGTTGT
This region of Halobacteriovorax sp. GB3 genomic DNA includes:
- a CDS encoding patatin-like phospholipase family protein; the protein is MQRVDLNNFKNKKVALVLSGGVVKAAAWHLGVAHALEELGFSLKSNESKPSDLEISTYVGSSAGSLINLYFASGYRPVDIIQAFTGDKNNSKIKPITYKDMLSLKHPNKGGRNTDFYDPLEGFPFMLKKFLNPVLNLSGIFSTTGLHDYIIKNIISEKKSFDDYLADLFVVATQLDHSRKVIFSKYNYPSPAHDSTACYYTGIPVSESVTASMSVPPFYSPYPICNPVTNQTDYYIDGEIRETLSTHVAVDNGCEFIISSWTHTPYHYHDEIGSLVNYGLPAICMQSIYLMIQKKIVASRTRRNNAQDILDTVNDYMKSNRFDEIHRKQLLSILERKLDYKSNVHLIDIFPKHEQYKIFFRNSFSLNPKKTSELVAAGYKRTMEVFRNHEWES
- a CDS encoding helix-turn-helix domain-containing protein, which encodes MELSREWLSISEYSEYYGISTSTIRRYIKTERVRYQKINGKFFIFDRMKMREKSRELDFSVLSKDLALENEMLKSKVAKLEAELRELRVQIN
- the ligA gene encoding NAD-dependent DNA ligase LigA; translated protein: MNRIVELEKQIRHHKALYYQGRPEISDFDYDRLEDELKELAPNNPILRMVGSQISSEDKVKHDKKMLSLGKTYDPSELLTWKAEYPVVSMFKIDGISCSLIYEDGELVIAKTRGDGTFGENITSKVMWLPEVPKKISIQERVEVRGELFCTEEEFFHLSEEMEKIGLDKPTSQRNIVAGLMGRKDRLELCRYLKFKGFDVLTDAIDFNFEMDKYHWLKKENFDVLEIELHEKTQEIKKVIEDARVFMSEGDFQIDGLVFAYNDLKLQEELGETAHHPRYKMAFKFQGEAKTTVLKDILWNVSRNGILTPVGIVKPVELSGAKISRVTLHNYGMVKQHDLKKGDTIEIIRSGEVIPKFMSVISRGDGVFERPEQCPSCDQKVYIEDIRLVCRNEYCPSIVKESILNYIQKIGIDDISGKRLEEMIKMDLVKSIEDLYKLKEEDFLKLEKVKEKLANKFFVGINASKKANLIKFLSALGITGGAINKCEKVVHAGFDSIDKILSMSVEQLEQLDGFAEKSATEFVKSIQAKKELITNLRELGVEMKHEVEDLGEQKLEGLHFVITGTLSEKRSIIEKRIKESGGKTGSSVTSNTNYLVCNDKESTSSKAKKARELGIPLISEEELKGMI